CGTTCAGGAACGCTCGTTGAGTAAATTCTCCAGGATGAGCCAGACGAGCCCCTAAATCTAGGGCAAGTCGAAGAACTTGTGCTGGAACTACCAGCCCTCCGTGACAGCTTAGCTCTACCAAATTTTCCCCAGTATAACTGGCCGGGGCATGGAAAATAGCGCATAAACCTTCGTCTATTGAAACCATCTCCTCCACAATGCGACCAAAATAGAGGTGACGAGGTCGCATCCTCTCAAAAGAGACTCTGGAACGAAAAAGTCTCCTCGCAACAACAAAAGCTTCCGGGCCTGAGATTCTTAGCATGGCAATCGCCCCTTCACCAAATGGGGTAGAAACTGCCACAATGGTCTCTGTGCTACTATTGCTCATAAACGTCTCCAGAATCGAATCAAAGAAAGAACCTTTTTGGTATCCGTTGCGGGAGAGAGACGAGGCCATCAATAAAATTCTTCCAACCCCTCTCTTCCCGAAGAATTCTGACCTCGACACGCATAAAATAGACGGGAATCTCCGGATCTACGATCTGTGGAATGCGAACAGCGTCTTTTTCTGTGGTAAGAATAGCTTGGAGATTGCACTGGGCGCATCGTCGTATAAATGCTTGCACTTCCTTAACAGAGTAACAATGATGATCCGGATAGGTCCTGGTTAGCCTCACTCTTGCCCCTAACGTTTCTAGGGCATTCACGAAACTTTCTGGTACTGCAATTCCACAGAGGGAACCGACGGGGAGGCCCTCCAGAAACTTCAGGGGCCGGGCTTCTCCAGTCCAGGTGTTGATGAGATGCCGAGGACAGTGGGTGCACTCGACAATTTCTGCGGTCCTATTCAGCTTCCGTATGCGAGCGATAAGCAAGGAATTATCCTCCCTAGTGCATTTAGTAATTAAGATATGAGTGGCCCGGCATAGATGCTTAGCCGGTTCTCTCAACGTTCCACGTGGAAGTAGAAATTCGTTGCCAAATGGTGCCTCACTGTCAATTAGAACAATTTCAACAGCGCGGCACATTTTGAGATATTGGAATCCGTCATCCAACAGTAAAATGTCTGCCCCAAAGTGTTTGATGGCAAAGAGTCCACTTCTTACACGATCGCGGTCGACGAGCACTATTACCCCCCGCAGATTATTTGCTAGCATAAACGGCTCGTCACCGGCTATGCGTGAGTCTAGGAGAAGCGCTTTGCCATCAGAAACGACGCGAGGAACAAAAAATTGCGTGTTGTAGAATACTTTCTCCAGAATTCTTCGAAAGAGAGGTTTAGGCGCGCTCTTATATCCTCGGCTGAGGATAGCCACCTTCCTTCCTCTAGCTTGTAGCTGGTGAGCGAGCATTTCAACTACCGGAGTTTTTCCAGTACCACCTACAGTTAAATTTCCTACGCTGATAACAAGACAACCCATCGATCGCCGGCGGAAAATTCTTCTCTGAAAAAGAGCGAGACGGAATCGAACCCATAAAAAGGTGATGGCAGAGAGAATCCATAAAACACTTCGGAGCAGCCCAGCCCGCTTGCCACAACGACGCTCCAGGATAGCCTCTACCGCAAAGGTTTCTAGCGCCTCTAGCCAGGACCCCCATGATATCATGAGCAGGAGATTAAACGAGCACCAAGATTATCTGCAACCGTATGCAATAGGTATGAACCGGTAGGAGCAGCTTTTTGCATGGCATTTGCTACTCGGTCAGGATGACTTAAAGTTAAACAGGTGATGGTAGATCCTGAGCCGCTCAGCCATCCTCCCAGGGCACCAGCTTTTTCCGCTTCGCAGATGACCTCATCTAGGAAGGGTACTAGGGATTGACGATATGGCTGGTGAAATCTATCCCTAAACGCTCCCCGGAGCACGTGATAGTTCCGAGATGCAAAAGCAGCTGCTGTCCAGGCAGCGTACGCTGCAGAAAGCGTAGCATCCTCTGTAGAGATAGAGGCCGGAATGACTTTACGCGCATCTGGAGTTCGAACCTCAAAATCTGGAATTAGCAGTACAAAATGGAGATTTAAAGCGAGCTCAAACTTCTGGAAGCTAAGATCCTCTCTAGTGATGACAAACCCTCCAAAAGCTGCGGCAGCGGCATTGTCTGGATGTCCTTCAAGTTTTGCGCAGATTTTGTAGAGATCCCCCACGGAAAGAAAACTCTCTGAAAGGTTATTCAATCCTATGAGCACACCAAGGCGCACAGTGACACTGCTACCTAATCCTCTGGCCCGTGGCACCTCTCCATTGATGGTGCATGAAAACTCAAAGGGCTCCTGATGTGATGCCTCAAAGAACACCCGCGCTACCTCCTCAACCATCTCTTCTTGGGAAGATCTCCATACTCGACGGAGTACAATGCAATTATATATGCTGAGGGCGATTGCTTGTGAGTCAAACCCCGGTCCCAGATTGGCCGTGGTAGCGGGAATGTGAACAAAAACTTCTTTTTTCATAGGGAATTTGATGTGGGTCGAAAACCGCCTCTAATGATGCGATGGGAGCTCTTGTGCGCAGAGGAATTTGTAGTATACGGAGATACCACTGCGGGTGTGAGGCAGTCCAGCCACCGCTTGGTTGCTCTCTTTTGCATAGTTTTTTTGTTATGTGGGATCCACGCTGGCTCCAGCAGGGAGGTGGTTAGAGTTGGGCTCCTTCCAAGCGTTGCTCATGCCCAAGCTTTAGTAGCCGCAAATATGAGTAGAGAAGGGAAAGGTTGGTTTGAGGAACGTCTGGGACCTGGGGTTGATGTGCAATGGTTTGTATTTCATGCGGGACCCTCGGCTATGGAAGCTATTTTTTCCGGGTCCATCGACTTGACCTATATCGGTCCATATCCGGCACTAAATGGCTACCTGCGTTCTAATGGGGAGGATATCCGAGTCCTTTCAGGAGCTGCCTATGGTGGAGAGGCACTGGTTGTGCGCAGGCCGGAATGGAAATCTGCTAGGGATCTACGAGGGAGAACTATTTGCACCCCCCAATTAGGCAACACCCAGGATGTCGCTTGCCGTGCTTGGCTAATCCATAATGGGATGCAGGTCAGTTTAACTGGTGGGGACGTTCGTGTTGTCCCGTTAGAAAACCCTGACATCTTCGCGCAATTTGCCAAAGGTGCTATTGATGGGGCATGGACAGTTGAGCCATGGGTGAGTCGCCTCCTTACAGAAGCCGGTGGGTACCTTCTTCACCGGCCGAGGGACACCGCGACGGCGGTACTAGCAACTAGTGCACGTTTCCTAGAAGAAAAACCAGCCATCGCGCGGAGATTCCTAGCTGCCCACCAAGAGCTGACAATTTGGGTCACTAACAATCCGAGGAAGGCACAAGAGAAAATTCGGCAAGAGCTTTTGGAAAGCGTCAGGCAGGACCTTTCTGTTAAGTTAATTCGTGAAGTGTGGAAAGGCATAATTTTTAAAAATGCTGTCCAGCTGCGGGATTTTGAGCAGCTTATGGCTGACGCCCGTCTATCAAAGCTTTCCAGAGCATGTTTTGATCTTTCAAACTTGATAATTACCCCTAGTGCACATCCGCTCCATGGATCTGAAAAGTAAATGGAGGGACGCTACCTCTGTCAACTCATCGTCGGCACGCATTGAACTACGCGCGATTTGTAAGATGTTTGTAACACATAAACAAACTACTGTTGCTCTAAAGAATATTCAGCTCTCCGTTCACGATGGAGAATTCATCTGCATGGTTGGTCCTAGCGGCTGCGGAAAAACCACCCTACTAAACATCATTGCTGGCTTGGAGCGTCCAGATTCAGGTGAGGTCCTCCTCAGTGGCAAGCATGTTAAGGGACCAGGAGGAAACAGCATGGTCATGTTTCAGGAGCACGCTCTTTTCCCTTGGCTTAATGTTTTGGGCAACGTTCTCTTCGGTCTTAAGCTTAAGCCAGAGCTCTCTGCTAAGGAGCGGTTATCAGTTGCACGGCACTATCTGCATCTAGTGGGGTTGGCTCACTGCGAAAAGAACAATATCCATGAGCTTTCTGGCGGAATGAAGCAGCGTGTTGCACTAGCCAGGGCCTTAGCTCCAAACCCACATGTACTTTTAATGGATGAGCCATTTGGTGCGTTGGATGCAATTACCTGTGAGCAGCTTTACTGTGATATCCAGCATCTCTGGAAAGCAAGGCAGAAGACTATTGTTTTCATAACCCACAATGTACGCGAAGCTGTGTGCCTGGGAGACCGTGTGGTTCTCTTTTCTCCAAACCCTGGAAGAATTTTTCGGGAATTTACCATTCCACTTTCCCGCCCAAGAGATATCAATAGCATTGCCCTAGCTCAATATTCCTCGCACGTTATCGCGACACTAAAAAGTTTCTCAACCAACAGAGAAATGGAGGTTACAGGATGATCCACCGTGTAATAGTTTCGACACTGTTTTTTCTCTCCCTTATGGGCTTATGGGAAGCCGTCGCCTGCTCAGAAAAATTCTCCCCGGTTCTTATTCCAAAATGTGAACAAATTGCCATCTATCTTTGGCAGGCACTGCGCGATGGATCTCTGCTGGGGGCCACAAAAATTACTCTCAGTCGTCTCTTTATCGGTTATGCCATTGGTCTATTCTTTGGAATCCCGCTTGGTTTTTTAAGTGCTCAACGTCAGTATCTTCACGACACGATCGGCCTCCTTTCTTTAGGGTTTCAGACCCTCCCAAGTGTTTGTTGGATTCCGGTGGCGCTACTTTGGTTCGGTCAAACCGAACCGGCACTACTGTTTGTGGTAGTGATGGGAACTCTGTGGTCCGTGATAATCGCTACGGAAAGTGGCGCACGTATTACTTCACCTATTTATGTGCGATCAGCTCTAACCATGGGCTCTAGCGGGATTCACACGTGGATCCATGTCATCCTCCCTGCCTCACTTCCACACCTTGTGGGTGGGATGAAGCAGGGATGGGCATTTGCTTGGCGGTCTCTAATGGCTGCAGAAATTTTCGTCACTGTTTTAACCGGTTTTGGACTAGGACAGCTTCTCCACTATGGGCGGGATCTCAATGCAATGGATCAGGTATTTGGCGTTATGCTTGTTATTGTACTTATCGGACTGCTTGTAGACCGTACCCTCTTTTCCCCGTGGGAGGCCTTTTTGCATTACAGATGGGGTACCTCTTCGGCGGCTCTTCCAAGGCTGTGAAATGGAGTTTGACCTTCATATTTAAATAACCCACTGTGAGTTTTTCGTCATATTTCCCTTGTCATGTCTCCCGTGGGTATAAGGGTGAGGTGGCTGAGAGGCTGAAAGCAGAGCTTTGCTAAAGCTCCGAGCTCAAAAGGCTCCGAGGGTTCGAATCCCTCCCTCACCGAGGTAGTATAGGTGTCTGGCCGGAGAGAGCAAGGGATAGAGTGACAAAACCACTGCTAGAAAGTTAGCCGAACAGAAGCCCCTAGCACTAGAGCATCTTGAAAACGGCTGTTACTACTGGGCCGGAAAAAGTATTCCAAGAACGGCTGCACATGCAGCCATTTATTGGCTTGGAAGCGGTAGTCAACCTCCCATATAGCCTCGCTCGTCTTCTGAAGAAATCTACCCTGCGTGTGGCGAGCAAGGACAGAGTAATGGCTACAATTGCCAAATGCGAAGGCAATACCGAGTTCATCTTTATCCCAACCTGGGATAGGCCCCTTATAAAGCAATCCTGCACGTAGGAAAAATGGTATAATACTGCTGAATTTGGGTGCATGGCTAACACACCAAAAAGAGTAAAGCCCTTGTTGGGGTCGCGCGCTCACGCCCCTGGAAACCCCAGCATTTAACTCAAGCCGCCGTTGAGACTCGTCAACGAGGACCGTTGCTTCCTCCCGATAAAGCATCTGGTCAGCCTGCCAATAAAACCCCAATTGGCCTGGATAGGTAGCTCCAAGAAAGGAGCGATTGGGTACCCCCCAGTAAAAGCTACCAACGACGTATTTGCCAGGAAGTAGCGCAGCACCCAGCCCCGTGGTTATCCCCATCTCCCCCATAGCAAATATCCTACTGTGCTTGAACGGACGCGCTAGTCGAAAATGTGCTCCCCGGCCTCTCCAGCTTAGACCTTCCGGGACCGCGCCCCAGAGGCCTACCTGTACATGGGACCAACTAGTTGGTCGGACTCTAGCATACCCCCCCCAAGCTAAGTGGGATCCGTCGAAGGCAACACCGTTTGCTAATAACCCTCCGCCGCCACCAAACGCGCAATTCTGAAACAGACTCGCGCTGGATTGCAGCATGAGATGGTCTTTCGGGTTTTGCCAACCACCGGCAATAGTGAAGAACTCCTTGATGCCAAACAGTCTCGGCGTCACATAGATGAGGTCTACCGGCCGCAATTGCCACCTCCAATGCCCAGCAAAGGCTGCAGGGCTAAAGGCATGTCCCGCGCCGACCCTTCTTCTATTGATGTCCCTTCCCGTCTGCCACTGGATTCCAGCCCGTCCGGAGAGCCCACCGAATCCCAGCATTTTTTCAAAATCGAAAGCAGCTGTCAGCGAAACGCAGTGACAGAAAATGGAATCCCCCCCGACCCTACTTGGGGCAACCCCGTGATAAACAGCAGAGAAACTTCCGCCGAGATCGAGACCACGACCTTCTAAGAACTGACGGTTCCCCCACCAGTTCCCCGCAAGATGGGAACCACCCCACCACTGTTCAATGGCACCTGGCTGGCTAGTGTGCCTGCTGCCGTTCGCGGTCGACGCAAACAGTGCGCCATAAAAGAAGAAGAAGAGTAGCACGAACCCTTGCCTTTCCCAGCACAGGTAACGTCTCAAAAAAAGTGACATACTTCCTTTACCACTTGAAAGAGTAGCATACGACAAGCCGCGGCGCAGCCTCTCCGGTGACCCCGCACAGGCCAACTAGCAATCGGACCACCAGCGACACACACCTCCAGGATAACACACCCCCCATATTTGGCTAGAGAAAAATCTCTGCTTATTTGCTCTCTAGATTATTGAGGTATCCCGTTCCTGCTTTCAATAGCCAGGACCTTTTTTCTTGTTCGACTTGCATTTGACTCGCGTATTACACTACACTGGTTTTTTGTCTATGGGATTTAAAGGATTTACAACTCACAGCGAGGACGCGGAGGATGTTAAATGGGGGTTCGGGCCATCATTTTTGACTTAGACGACACGTTGATAACAGACGAGGCAGCCTCTATGCTGGCCTTTGAGGAAGTTGGTATAAAGGCCTCTCGCTTCGGAATTATTAAGATAGGAAGCTTCATAAGAGATTGTCAGAATCTGGCTCACAAACTCTGGAGTTCAGGGCCCTGCCATTCCTACTGCGACAGCGTCGGAATTAGTGCTCTTGAATGTCTATGGGGTCGATTTACTGATGAACAGGAAGAGTTACGGAGACTTAGAAATTGGGCTATTCCCTTCCGGAAGGCTGTTTTTTCTGTCGCGTTGCAGAGACAATTACCCAGGATTCCCCCTGACGTGGGTTTAGAACTATCTGAGGAGTTTAGCCAGGCCCGCCGTAAATTTCAGATTCTGATGCCTGGTGCTAAGGAAGTTCTAGCGTGCTTGTATCCTCGCTATTGTCTAGGAATGTTGACGAATGGGGCCCCTTCCCTGCAGAGGGAAAAAATAATTGTTTCCGGGTTGGAACCATTTTTCCAGGCAATTTCCATTTCAGGAGAGAAAGGCATAGGGAAGCCAAGGGCGGAAATCTTCTTCCAGTTGATAGAAAAATTAGATACGCTCCCCTCCAAAGTGATCATGGTAGGTAATAGCGAAGAACGGGATGTTGCAGGAGCCCACAACGCGGGTATCCGTAGCGTCTGGTTCCACGCCTTTGGGGCGGGGGAGCGGCCACGGCCCTATACGGGAATTTCTGCTCTGCGCGAGCTCCCAGCTTTAGTTAGGGAGATGGACGCGCATTCCCGATGAGCCGAGGAATGTTGCTTGTGTCCCTTGTAGGTGTCTACTTAGCGTTTTTTGCAGCTTTTCCAGTGTTTAGTAGTCGCTTAGATAACGCATGGTTTGGCATGTACTGGTGGCCTGATTGAGGCCACTCCGCAGAAACTTCTGCTTCCAACTGTAAAGAATATTATCCTCAACCTATCGATCGTTGTGACTTTGTGACTACTCACCTTTCCCGTCCGGTTATCATTCTATGCTGGACGATCTGCGCTTCTCTTATGCTGATGCGGGATGTTCTTTCAGCACAGTCAGCACAGGGGAATCCCTTAGTGCAAAGAATTGATATTCGGTTTGTTGGCCACCCTCCAAAGGCTAGCAAGGAACGCATTCTTGCGAACCTAAGCATGAAAAAGGGACTGCCCTACAGCCGGCGACTTGCGAGGCAGGATGTACGCTCCCTTTATGCGACGGGATTGGTTTCAGATGTACGCATCTTTGCAGAACCTTTTCTTGGTGGAGTAAAGATGGTGGTCCTCATTCGGGGAAGACCTTCGATAGCTGCTGTTCACATCAAGGGCGCTAATCAAGTCCCGCTTGCCCGTGTGCGTAGGGAAATTTCCGCTAAAGCTGGCCAGACTTTGAAGGAAGAGTGTCTGGCGGAGGATCGACGGAAGATCATTAGCCTTTACGAGAGCAAAAACTTTGGGCAAGTGCGAGTGTCCTTTTCCATGCAGCCTAGACCCACTAAGAAAGAGAAAGACCGCGTTCGGGTTATCTTCAGCATCATAGAAGGACCACGTATGATTGTAAAGGGGATCTCTTTCGTTGGAAACAGTTCCCTCTCAAGCAGGGCATTGCGTGCTGCCTTGAAGACAAAGAGACGCAATCTACTCTCCTTCATTAACGGGAGTGGCACACTGGCTTCGGAACAATTGGAGGAAGATAAGCGTAGAATCCGTCTTCTTTACCAGAATCATGGTTTTGCAGATGCTCGATGTATTAATATACAAACAAGGTCCACTCCACAGCACAAGGTGGAGGTTATCTACAAAATCAAGG
This DNA window, taken from Candidatus Xiphinematobacter sp., encodes the following:
- the lpxK gene encoding tetraacyldisaccharide 4'-kinase → MISWGSWLEALETFAVEAILERRCGKRAGLLRSVLWILSAITFLWVRFRLALFQRRIFRRRSMGCLVISVGNLTVGGTGKTPVVEMLAHQLQARGRKVAILSRGYKSAPKPLFRRILEKVFYNTQFFVPRVVSDGKALLLDSRIAGDEPFMLANNLRGVIVLVDRDRVRSGLFAIKHFGADILLLDDGFQYLKMCRAVEIVLIDSEAPFGNEFLLPRGTLREPAKHLCRATHILITKCTREDNSLLIARIRKLNRTAEIVECTHCPRHLINTWTGEARPLKFLEGLPVGSLCGIAVPESFVNALETLGARVRLTRTYPDHHCYSVKEVQAFIRRCAQCNLQAILTTEKDAVRIPQIVDPEIPVYFMRVEVRILREERGWKNFIDGLVSLPQRIPKRFFL
- a CDS encoding ABC transporter substrate-binding protein, giving the protein MVRVGLLPSVAHAQALVAANMSREGKGWFEERLGPGVDVQWFVFHAGPSAMEAIFSGSIDLTYIGPYPALNGYLRSNGEDIRVLSGAAYGGEALVVRRPEWKSARDLRGRTICTPQLGNTQDVACRAWLIHNGMQVSLTGGDVRVVPLENPDIFAQFAKGAIDGAWTVEPWVSRLLTEAGGYLLHRPRDTATAVLATSARFLEEKPAIARRFLAAHQELTIWVTNNPRKAQEKIRQELLESVRQDLSVKLIREVWKGIIFKNAVQLRDFEQLMADARLSKLSRACFDLSNLIITPSAHPLHGSEK
- a CDS encoding ABC transporter ATP-binding protein, coding for MFVTHKQTTVALKNIQLSVHDGEFICMVGPSGCGKTTLLNIIAGLERPDSGEVLLSGKHVKGPGGNSMVMFQEHALFPWLNVLGNVLFGLKLKPELSAKERLSVARHYLHLVGLAHCEKNNIHELSGGMKQRVALARALAPNPHVLLMDEPFGALDAITCEQLYCDIQHLWKARQKTIVFITHNVREAVCLGDRVVLFSPNPGRIFREFTIPLSRPRDINSIALAQYSSHVIATLKSFSTNREMEVTG
- a CDS encoding ABC transporter permease — encoded protein: MHRVIVSTLFFLSLMGLWEAVACSEKFSPVLIPKCEQIAIYLWQALRDGSLLGATKITLSRLFIGYAIGLFFGIPLGFLSAQRQYLHDTIGLLSLGFQTLPSVCWIPVALLWFGQTEPALLFVVVMGTLWSVIIATESGARITSPIYVRSALTMGSSGIHTWIHVILPASLPHLVGGMKQGWAFAWRSLMAAEIFVTVLTGFGLGQLLHYGRDLNAMDQVFGVMLVIVLIGLLVDRTLFSPWEAFLHYRWGTSSAALPRL
- a CDS encoding carbohydrate porin codes for the protein MLLFFFFYGALFASTANGSRHTSQPGAIEQWWGGSHLAGNWWGNRQFLEGRGLDLGGSFSAVYHGVAPSRVGGDSIFCHCVSLTAAFDFEKMLGFGGLSGRAGIQWQTGRDINRRRVGAGHAFSPAAFAGHWRWQLRPVDLIYVTPRLFGIKEFFTIAGGWQNPKDHLMLQSSASLFQNCAFGGGGGLLANGVAFDGSHLAWGGYARVRPTSWSHVQVGLWGAVPEGLSWRGRGAHFRLARPFKHSRIFAMGEMGITTGLGAALLPGKYVVGSFYWGVPNRSFLGATYPGQLGFYWQADQMLYREEATVLVDESQRRLELNAGVSRGVSARPQQGLYSFWCVSHAPKFSSIIPFFLRAGLLYKGPIPGWDKDELGIAFAFGNCSHYSVLARHTQGRFLQKTSEAIWEVDYRFQANKWLHVQPFLEYFFRPSSNSRFQDALVLGASVRLTF
- a CDS encoding HAD family hydrolase, yielding MGVRAIIFDLDDTLITDEAASMLAFEEVGIKASRFGIIKIGSFIRDCQNLAHKLWSSGPCHSYCDSVGISALECLWGRFTDEQEELRRLRNWAIPFRKAVFSVALQRQLPRIPPDVGLELSEEFSQARRKFQILMPGAKEVLACLYPRYCLGMLTNGAPSLQREKIIVSGLEPFFQAISISGEKGIGKPRAEIFFQLIEKLDTLPSKVIMVGNSEERDVAGAHNAGIRSVWFHAFGAGERPRPYTGISALRELPALVREMDAHSR